A section of the Streptomyces sp. CG1 genome encodes:
- a CDS encoding DUF6177 family protein: protein MTKDVVALTRTMPDPLSVLAGLLAGGPDMLAGVEGDGAVVQLCDEQGRPLVSVEAPLLVQVRGEAQRLLGASEPEVPYWWTEARATTGVKEAEQLAGTFAARIATLVGGTAWPREATRSLAVVKTDGMRAVPTPAAAQPAVDVLTDKVAVVIQDRPVVAMTAWLSNAFRAVAEADLGLQIVTPAGTRLSPAVRNNLPGWPSRWVVQDEKDGYYDGLSGAVLHWANGLFMPVESPEATPEDPRTPMADSFAPVVADDGERQLAVSFRAIHPADERLVLGGALEAVWRELTGEPPAGWGTEEPANLPWSVRQLTDVAYERAPEPTWLVVVGSPERPGLATVRISRTEGGVEEDVTMAFGYGPGEEVPTDADVIRAAEILATRHDLQSMLVQVRRARRDLSVPPRFEGPGVPYAFVLGADEVREMPGDRARRTPLPTPPRELGPKRRPALYYAFPGDPSDLTGWTDFERLTRHLKGD, encoded by the coding sequence ATGACGAAGGATGTCGTCGCTCTCACCAGGACCATGCCCGACCCGCTGAGCGTGCTCGCGGGGCTGCTCGCCGGCGGCCCGGACATGCTGGCGGGCGTCGAGGGGGACGGCGCGGTGGTGCAGCTCTGCGACGAGCAGGGCCGCCCTCTCGTCTCCGTCGAGGCACCCCTGCTGGTGCAGGTCAGGGGAGAGGCGCAGCGGCTGCTCGGGGCGAGCGAGCCCGAGGTGCCGTACTGGTGGACCGAGGCCCGTGCCACCACCGGCGTCAAGGAGGCCGAGCAACTCGCCGGGACCTTCGCCGCCCGCATCGCCACCCTGGTCGGCGGCACCGCCTGGCCGCGGGAGGCGACGCGGTCGCTGGCGGTGGTCAAGACCGACGGGATGCGCGCGGTGCCGACCCCGGCCGCGGCGCAGCCCGCCGTGGACGTGCTCACCGACAAGGTCGCCGTGGTGATCCAGGACCGCCCGGTGGTCGCGATGACCGCCTGGCTCTCGAACGCCTTCCGGGCCGTGGCCGAGGCCGACCTCGGCCTGCAGATCGTCACCCCCGCCGGCACCCGGCTGTCCCCGGCGGTCCGCAACAACCTGCCGGGCTGGCCCTCGCGCTGGGTGGTGCAGGACGAGAAGGACGGCTACTACGACGGCCTGTCCGGAGCCGTACTGCACTGGGCCAACGGCCTGTTCATGCCGGTCGAGTCCCCGGAGGCGACGCCGGAGGACCCCCGTACCCCCATGGCCGACTCCTTCGCCCCCGTGGTCGCGGACGACGGAGAACGCCAACTGGCCGTGTCCTTCCGGGCGATCCATCCGGCGGACGAGCGGCTCGTGCTCGGCGGTGCCCTGGAAGCCGTATGGCGTGAGCTGACCGGTGAGCCGCCGGCCGGCTGGGGCACCGAGGAGCCCGCCAACCTGCCCTGGTCGGTGCGTCAGCTGACGGACGTGGCGTACGAGCGGGCACCCGAGCCGACCTGGCTGGTGGTCGTCGGCAGCCCGGAGCGCCCGGGCCTGGCGACGGTCCGGATCAGCCGTACCGAAGGCGGTGTGGAGGAGGACGTCACGATGGCGTTCGGCTACGGTCCGGGCGAGGAGGTGCCGACGGACGCCGACGTGATCCGGGCGGCGGAGATCCTCGCCACCCGGCACGACCTGCAGTCGATGCTGGTCCAGGTCCGCCGGGCCCGCCGTGACCTGTCCGTACCGCCGCGCTTCGAGGGCCCCGGCGTCCCGTACGCCTTCGTCCTCGGTGCCGACGAGGTACGGGAGATGCCCGGCGACCGGGCCCGGCGCACGCCGCTGCCCACGCCGCCGCGCGAGCTGGGCCCGAAGCGGCGTCCGGCGCTGTACTACGCCTTCCCGGGCGACCCCTCGGACCTCACGGGCTGGACGGACTTCGAACGCCTGACGAGGCACCTCAAGGGCGACTGA
- the eccCa gene encoding type VII secretion protein EccCa has protein sequence MSTRLIHRPARTTRPPAAPEPRTIEAPPNLPEGKAGSVLHSLLPVAGVMSSVVMMTIVRNSQFAGLGAIILVVTLTGSLAMAFSQRGKAQRTRRTQREAYLAYLEDLREQLAKEERERRERAQVLNPPPDALYDIVRDPARLWERRRVDGDFLRVRVGTGQMPVRDLKVAQQGSSVLTPPDQFMLNEASALSARFSTGTELPLTVPLDRVGNISVIGPREDTLRVARALLVQAAATHAPDDVAMAVAAPGDRVADWEWAKWLPHMLDTEQFDGPVAARRIAPSLPQLARQIGGELGRRASYAAEVRRGLSGKDALAMTSRLLVLADAHGDDAVDLPRPDDAVGLRDMGITVLHLLDERVQEPGSVGVRITVDGARIVIEDLRETEPISAHGTVDEVGTALAEGLARMLAPLRLSAESLVDAPLTGPVDFAELLGIDDVAQLDLARLWAPRAERAFLRVPIGVSDSHEPVLLDLKESSELGMGPHGLCVGATGSGKSELLRTLVLALVATHSPEDLALVLVDYKGGATFAPFADLPHVAGVITNLENQAGLVERVHASLAGEVKRRQQVLKEAGNVADIGHYAALRAEKRPDLDPLPHLFVVIDEFGELLTAKPDFIDLFLSIGRIGRSIGVHLLLSSQRIEGGKLKGLDTYLSYRLGLRTFSADESRTVLDTTDAFHLPPLPGFGYLKVDTSHYERFKAGYVSGAYRGPVQRDTEDTGPLALEYTTFNSLGQEESSGPVEPQMRRRETGPTEMGVMVRQLEDAGARPVRQIWLPPLPDGVALDQVAGPVEVGARGMQLARRRGPLQVPLGVLDDPTRQWQGQWYLDLTMAGGHAAVIGGPQSGKTTLLRTLALSLALTHTPQEVGIYGLDLVGGGLQALSGLPHVGGVAGRADRERCARTIDSVRGMLDQREELFRLHNVDSLEQLRTLRAAGRVPELASTEIVLLIDGFGALRDDFEELDDAVGDILKRGSGYGIHVVAGMLRWNDVRIAAQSQFGTRVELRLNDPGESSIERKLAQTLSPEEKGRVLTDGKLFAQVALPRTDGVADTADLGAVLERTARTIRATWTGETAQPVRVLPHILEPHLLPGPATEPRRVPIGLDQTQLAPVLLDLFQHDQHLVIMGDSECGKTNLLRAVAEGLIERYSEDELVFGVMDPRRGLRGAIPEEYRGGYAYNAKLCAGLSAGIATELEKRLPDESADGEDLEPGSWGSGPRIVILVDDYDVLTTAGQQPLAPFLPYIPSAQDIGLHFVLTRRVAGASRGLYEPLLQSLRESGASALVMAGDRSEGQLFPGVYAGQQPPGRGVLVRRGEPSRLIQTVYTGNR, from the coding sequence ATGAGCACCCGACTGATCCACCGCCCCGCGCGCACCACCCGGCCGCCGGCCGCCCCCGAGCCGCGCACCATAGAGGCGCCGCCCAACCTGCCCGAGGGCAAGGCCGGCTCCGTGCTGCACTCGCTGCTGCCCGTCGCCGGGGTCATGTCGTCCGTCGTGATGATGACCATCGTGCGCAACAGCCAGTTCGCCGGGCTGGGCGCGATCATCCTCGTCGTCACTCTGACCGGCTCCCTCGCCATGGCCTTCTCCCAGCGCGGCAAGGCACAGCGCACCCGACGCACCCAGCGCGAGGCCTATCTGGCCTACCTGGAGGACCTGCGCGAACAGCTGGCCAAGGAGGAGCGTGAACGGCGCGAGCGCGCCCAGGTGCTCAATCCGCCGCCGGACGCGCTGTACGACATCGTGCGCGACCCCGCCCGCCTGTGGGAGCGGCGCCGGGTGGACGGGGACTTCCTGCGGGTGCGCGTCGGCACCGGCCAGATGCCGGTCCGCGATCTGAAGGTCGCCCAGCAGGGCTCCTCGGTGCTGACCCCGCCCGACCAGTTCATGCTCAACGAGGCGTCCGCGCTGTCCGCCCGCTTCAGCACCGGCACCGAACTCCCGCTGACCGTCCCGCTCGACCGCGTCGGCAACATCAGCGTCATCGGCCCGCGCGAGGACACCCTGCGTGTCGCCCGCGCGCTGCTCGTCCAGGCCGCCGCGACCCACGCGCCGGACGACGTGGCCATGGCCGTCGCGGCCCCCGGCGACCGGGTGGCCGACTGGGAGTGGGCCAAGTGGCTGCCGCACATGCTGGACACCGAGCAGTTCGACGGCCCGGTCGCCGCCCGCCGGATCGCCCCCTCGCTGCCCCAGCTCGCCCGGCAGATCGGTGGTGAGCTGGGCCGCCGCGCCTCCTACGCGGCCGAGGTGCGCCGCGGTCTGTCCGGCAAGGACGCCCTCGCCATGACCTCCCGGCTCCTCGTCCTCGCCGACGCGCACGGTGACGACGCCGTCGACCTGCCGCGCCCCGATGACGCGGTCGGCCTGCGGGACATGGGCATCACCGTGCTGCACCTGCTCGACGAGCGGGTGCAGGAGCCCGGCAGCGTCGGCGTGCGCATCACCGTCGACGGCGCCCGGATCGTCATCGAGGACCTGCGTGAGACCGAGCCGATCAGCGCCCACGGCACGGTCGACGAGGTCGGCACCGCCCTCGCCGAGGGACTGGCCCGGATGCTCGCCCCGCTGCGGCTGTCCGCGGAGTCCCTGGTCGACGCCCCGCTGACCGGCCCGGTCGACTTCGCGGAGCTGCTCGGCATCGACGACGTCGCCCAGCTCGACCTGGCCCGGCTGTGGGCGCCGCGCGCCGAACGCGCCTTCCTGCGCGTCCCGATCGGCGTCAGCGACAGCCACGAACCCGTGCTCCTCGACCTGAAGGAGTCCTCCGAGCTGGGCATGGGCCCGCACGGCCTGTGCGTCGGCGCCACCGGCTCCGGCAAGTCCGAGCTGCTGCGCACCCTCGTCCTCGCGCTGGTCGCCACCCACTCGCCGGAGGATCTCGCGCTGGTCCTCGTCGACTACAAGGGCGGCGCCACCTTCGCCCCCTTCGCGGACCTCCCGCACGTGGCCGGTGTGATCACCAACCTGGAGAACCAGGCCGGTCTCGTCGAACGCGTCCACGCCTCGCTCGCCGGCGAGGTCAAGCGGCGCCAGCAGGTCCTCAAGGAGGCGGGCAACGTCGCCGACATCGGCCACTACGCCGCCCTGCGCGCCGAGAAGCGCCCCGACCTCGACCCGCTGCCCCACCTGTTCGTCGTGATCGACGAGTTCGGCGAACTCCTCACCGCCAAGCCGGACTTCATCGACCTGTTCCTGTCCATCGGCCGTATCGGCCGCTCCATCGGCGTGCACCTGCTGCTGTCCAGCCAGCGCATCGAGGGCGGCAAGCTCAAGGGCCTCGACACCTATCTGTCGTACCGGCTGGGCCTGCGCACCTTCTCCGCCGACGAGTCCCGCACGGTCCTCGACACCACGGACGCCTTCCACCTCCCGCCGCTGCCGGGCTTCGGCTACCTCAAGGTCGACACCAGCCACTACGAGCGGTTCAAGGCCGGCTATGTCTCCGGCGCCTACCGCGGCCCCGTCCAGCGGGACACCGAGGACACCGGGCCCCTGGCCCTGGAGTACACGACGTTCAACTCCCTGGGCCAGGAGGAGAGTTCGGGTCCCGTCGAGCCGCAGATGCGGCGCCGGGAGACCGGGCCGACCGAGATGGGCGTCATGGTCCGGCAGCTCGAGGACGCCGGCGCCCGGCCCGTACGCCAGATCTGGCTGCCCCCGCTGCCCGACGGCGTCGCCCTGGACCAGGTCGCCGGGCCCGTCGAGGTGGGCGCCCGCGGCATGCAGCTCGCCCGGCGCCGCGGCCCGCTCCAGGTGCCGCTGGGCGTCCTGGACGACCCGACCCGGCAGTGGCAGGGCCAGTGGTACCTGGACCTCACGATGGCGGGCGGCCACGCGGCGGTCATCGGCGGCCCCCAGTCCGGCAAGACCACCCTGCTGCGCACCCTGGCCCTGTCCCTGGCGCTCACCCACACCCCGCAGGAGGTCGGCATCTACGGCCTCGACCTGGTCGGCGGCGGCCTGCAGGCGCTCTCCGGTCTGCCGCACGTCGGCGGGGTGGCCGGCCGGGCGGACCGGGAGCGCTGCGCCCGCACCATCGACTCCGTGCGCGGCATGCTCGACCAGCGCGAGGAACTGTTCCGGCTGCACAACGTCGACTCCCTGGAGCAGCTGCGCACCCTGCGCGCCGCGGGCCGCGTCCCCGAGCTGGCCTCCACCGAGATCGTGCTGCTCATCGACGGCTTCGGCGCCCTGCGCGACGACTTCGAGGAACTCGACGACGCGGTCGGCGACATCCTCAAGCGCGGCAGCGGCTACGGCATCCACGTGGTGGCCGGCATGCTGCGCTGGAACGACGTGCGCATCGCCGCCCAGTCCCAGTTCGGCACCCGGGTGGAACTGAGGCTGAACGACCCCGGCGAGTCCAGCATCGAGCGCAAGCTCGCCCAGACCCTCTCACCCGAGGAGAAGGGCCGCGTCCTCACCGACGGCAAGCTCTTCGCCCAGGTCGCCCTGCCCCGCACCGACGGCGTCGCCGACACGGCCGACCTCGGCGCGGTCCTGGAGCGCACGGCCCGTACGATCCGCGCCACCTGGACCGGCGAGACCGCCCAGCCGGTCAGGGTGCTGCCGCACATCCTCGAGCCGCACCTGCTGCCGGGCCCGGCGACCGAACCGCGCCGGGTCCCGATCGGCCTGGACCAGACCCAGCTGGCGCCCGTCCTGCTCGACCTGTTCCAGCACGACCAGCACCTGGTGATCATGGGCGACAGCGAGTGCGGCAAGACCAACCTGCTCAGGGCCGTCGCCGAGGGTCTGATCGAGCGCTACAGCGAGGACGAACTGGTCTTCGGCGTCATGGACCCGCGGCGCGGGCTGCGCGGCGCCATCCCGGAGGAGTACCGGGGCGGCTACGCCTACAACGCCAAGCTGTGCGCGGGCCTGTCCGCGGGCATCGCCACCGAACTGGAGAAGCGGCTGCCCGACGAGAGCGCGGACGGCGAGGACCTGGAACCGGGCAGCTGGGGATCGGGCCCGCGGATCGTGATCCTGGTCGACGACTACGACGTCCTGACCACCGCCGGCCAGCAGCCGCTCGCCCCGTTCCTGCCGTACATCCCCTCGGCCCAGGACATCGGCCTCCACTTCGTCCTCACCCGCCGGGTAGCGGGCGCCTCGCGCGGCCTGTACGAGCCGCTGCTGCAGAGCCTGCGCGAGTCCGGTGCCTCGGCGCTGGTGATGGCGGGCGACCGCAGTGAGGGCCAGCTCTTCCCCGGTGTGTACGCCGGCCAGCAGCCGCCCGGTCGCGGCGTCCTGGTCCGCAGGGGCGAGCCGAGCCGGCTCATCCAGACCGTTTACACGGGGAACCGGTGA
- the eccD gene encoding type VII secretion integral membrane protein EccD, giving the protein MVSTATTSRTQLSRVTLVGERRRADIVLPSDTPIGHLLPDILQLLDDRAASRPMTRQLITSDGSVLPHEATLSSAEVPDGAVLQLVRAHAAPPAPVVHDVTDQVADDLDLRSWRWRPAARRASAGVATVVFVVAAALLARHEFALKPVGVALAAVAVLFLAVGALVAKIGDGNRGLAAVLLLASGGLGVLAVWTAADAYGWSGPARLAGVVAALVLTLVLLAYFSPLGRGALLGAGASACIAVVWEAVAAVQDRPDRLGAVMAVFSVVLLGLLPRFALMASGLTGLDDQRSSGASVSRHQVANALAATHRGLALATIATVVSAAAGGWLLTAAGRPTAWTVALTSLTALVLLSRARAFPLVAEVVALFGGAALLVVRLAVVWADHAGGAGALVLLCAAAALPLLVLAIQPPEHVQVRLRRIGDLIESAGVIGLFPLAVGVFGIYGQLLNKF; this is encoded by the coding sequence GTGGTGAGCACAGCAACGACGTCCCGGACACAACTGAGCCGGGTCACGCTGGTCGGTGAGCGTCGGCGGGCCGACATCGTCCTGCCGTCGGACACCCCGATCGGCCATCTGCTGCCCGACATCCTGCAGTTGCTCGACGACCGGGCCGCCTCGCGGCCCATGACCCGGCAGCTGATCACCTCCGACGGCTCGGTGCTGCCGCACGAGGCCACCCTGTCGTCGGCCGAAGTACCCGACGGCGCCGTGCTCCAGCTGGTGCGCGCCCATGCCGCGCCGCCCGCGCCCGTCGTGCACGACGTCACCGACCAGGTCGCCGACGACCTCGACCTGCGCTCCTGGCGCTGGCGGCCCGCCGCCCGCCGGGCCAGCGCCGGGGTCGCCACCGTGGTGTTCGTCGTGGCCGCGGCCCTGCTGGCCCGGCACGAGTTCGCGCTCAAGCCCGTCGGCGTCGCGCTCGCGGCCGTCGCCGTCCTGTTCCTGGCCGTCGGCGCGCTCGTCGCGAAGATCGGCGACGGCAACCGCGGGCTCGCCGCGGTGCTGCTGCTCGCCTCCGGCGGGCTCGGAGTGCTCGCCGTCTGGACCGCCGCCGACGCCTACGGCTGGTCAGGACCGGCCCGGCTGGCCGGGGTCGTCGCGGCGCTGGTGCTCACCCTGGTGCTGCTCGCCTACTTCTCGCCGCTCGGCCGTGGCGCGCTCCTCGGGGCCGGCGCGAGCGCCTGCATCGCCGTGGTCTGGGAGGCCGTCGCCGCCGTACAGGACCGGCCGGACCGGCTCGGCGCGGTGATGGCCGTGTTCTCCGTCGTCCTGCTCGGCCTGTTGCCCCGGTTCGCGCTGATGGCCTCGGGTCTGACGGGACTCGACGACCAGCGCTCCTCGGGTGCCTCGGTCAGCCGCCACCAGGTCGCCAATGCGCTCGCCGCGACCCACCGCGGGCTCGCGCTGGCCACCATCGCCACCGTCGTCTCGGCCGCCGCCGGCGGCTGGCTGCTGACCGCGGCCGGGCGGCCGACCGCGTGGACGGTGGCCCTCACCTCGCTCACCGCCCTCGTGCTGCTGTCCCGGGCCCGGGCCTTCCCGCTGGTCGCCGAGGTCGTGGCACTGTTCGGCGGGGCCGCGCTGCTCGTCGTACGGCTCGCGGTGGTGTGGGCGGACCACGCGGGCGGCGCCGGGGCCCTGGTGCTGCTGTGCGCCGCCGCGGCGCTGCCGCTGCTGGTCCTCGCCATCCAGCCGCCCGAGCATGTGCAGGTACGGCTGCGGCGGATCGGCGATCTGATCGAGTCCGCCGGCGTGATCGGGCTCTTCCCGCTCGCCGTCGGGGTGTTCGGCATCTATGGGCAACTGCTCAACAAGTTCTGA
- a CDS encoding HD domain-containing protein encodes MTLAEVEAVARAAHAAQRDKAGRPYAEHLQAVADGVRARGGGDELVAAAWLHDAVEDGVLSEEWLAAAALTPHTKDVVRAVTKRPGEEPRAYAERILATPGARLVKAADLAHNADPQRLAVLDELTARRLTQKYATMRQYLGLTPASTTSED; translated from the coding sequence ATGACGCTCGCCGAGGTCGAGGCCGTCGCCCGGGCCGCGCACGCGGCACAGCGGGACAAGGCCGGCCGGCCCTACGCCGAACACCTGCAGGCCGTCGCCGACGGCGTACGCGCCCGCGGTGGCGGTGACGAACTCGTCGCCGCCGCCTGGCTGCACGACGCGGTCGAGGACGGCGTGCTCAGCGAGGAGTGGCTGGCGGCGGCCGCGCTCACGCCGCACACCAAGGACGTCGTACGGGCCGTGACCAAGCGGCCGGGCGAGGAGCCGCGGGCGTATGCGGAGCGGATCCTCGCCACCCCGGGCGCACGGCTCGTCAAGGCGGCCGACCTCGCGCACAACGCCGACCCGCAGCGGCTGGCCGTCCTCGACGAGCTCACCGCACGGCGGCTGACGCAGAAGTACGCCACCATGCGGCAGTACCTCGGCCTCACCCCCGCCTCCACGACCTCCGAAGACTGA
- a CDS encoding DUF6508 domain-containing protein has translation MQHPIQYITAETPDGEVIGYVWADYTAGTLKWAQRAASGADGYRLGQEWAAKVEEARERGLPLAGALTELARAAGTGPPVDVSGAEAVEELARAVTEADDRRLLAQLDHGNAEAWQELAVAYAALTDDDRDVRWGGGERNANGAIQVPYPIYSRPLWRVVTALWGIGAVTPEYRWSASPPPVVPPGGRLHPADAVRAATYLAVGERVNEGSVDEALRSGLFDAMVGALLDRHVAHAS, from the coding sequence GTGCAGCACCCCATCCAGTACATAACGGCCGAGACCCCCGACGGCGAAGTCATCGGGTACGTCTGGGCCGACTACACCGCAGGCACCCTCAAGTGGGCCCAGCGCGCCGCGAGCGGAGCCGACGGGTATCGGCTCGGGCAGGAATGGGCGGCCAAGGTGGAGGAGGCCCGTGAGCGGGGCCTCCCCCTGGCCGGCGCGTTGACCGAGCTCGCTCGCGCCGCCGGTACCGGGCCCCCGGTCGACGTCTCCGGCGCGGAGGCCGTCGAGGAACTCGCCCGCGCCGTCACCGAGGCCGACGACCGGCGTCTGCTCGCCCAGCTCGACCACGGCAACGCCGAAGCCTGGCAGGAACTTGCCGTCGCCTATGCCGCCCTCACCGACGACGACCGTGACGTCCGCTGGGGCGGGGGCGAGAGGAACGCAAACGGTGCGATCCAGGTGCCGTATCCGATCTACAGCAGGCCCCTGTGGCGGGTCGTCACGGCGCTGTGGGGCATCGGTGCCGTCACTCCGGAGTACCGCTGGAGCGCCAGTCCCCCTCCCGTGGTGCCGCCCGGTGGGCGCCTGCACCCCGCGGACGCCGTACGCGCCGCCACGTACCTCGCGGTCGGCGAGCGCGTCAACGAGGGGTCGGTGGACGAGGCCCTGCGGTCCGGTCTGTTCGACGCCATGGTCGGCGCCCTGCTCGACCGGCACGTCGCACACGCCTCCTAA
- a CDS encoding ADP-ribosyltransferase: MIKPEEIPQFTGDLEQLEKDYGALKKDAGQIRSTGADVHSQFQGLSAYYHAPEADRLFGSTKAVSDRADSFGTGLETVSSALSGYAAEIRPLVAKLTQLKHDALAFVDSVKDDHDWEYDEDKVKKNNQLRDDVTATVAAFWAAERTCHNKITALWHGTQMIAGDGSNKSNMYGYNASDLKGAKGLPWGDPVEQKHHWYDFGHWAKSFLWDGICVDGIWGTIKGLGTLVGVNGWDAMKQAWKGLAQLATALEFMSNPFLAAVFLATPDKYMPSWLRESRNTMKQTGKALLAWDEWGKNPARAAGGVTFNVLTTVFTGGEGAAVAGAGKAGAVAKAISVAGKVGRVIDPMTYVMKGAGAGLSKIGDIAKNIKGIGKIDIPTLPDGSVHIPDGSVHIPDGSVHLPDGHVLEPNGNLLDHTGNVETTSIPKGVAPGLPSHWTLPTSEPASVGVPHGADSAGHGALPHTADGVYGGMPSAANDGIHGGIPQPVSNGVHGGMPHVPDSGIHGGIPNPVDNGIHGGIPHVPDNGIQGGVPHVPDNGIHGGMPHVPDNGIHGGVPHVPDNGIHGGMPHVPDSGIHGGIPHGAGDGFSAGEHAGTTPSAWYHDASTAPAHDLPHTTTPHDTPTAPHPGGHDAPGVGGHPDHGAGHDGAGHGGHDGTGYDAGHVGDHGGLGHDAADIAGHDGADAATPGHSGTDVPGHGGAGEPFEYKPSMSSEEFAGLSDAEKHAVAEAELAHGTNPAPSASNKAGLAYGNAYWNDFLDGLPTESREALRTYSGNEYDLINGHLRFGHGLDDSLKHTITEMDKVMDTRPVPEDVMIVRGTGVDHIKIDGRPLKSPLDMQGGVFDDKAYTSTALGKTPPPPFDSKPVWMHLRVPKDTPALWIDHLSKYPGERELLLARGSEYKVTRVFMDEAGKWHVYGEVLPRP, from the coding sequence GTGATCAAGCCGGAGGAGATTCCGCAGTTCACCGGTGATCTGGAGCAGTTGGAGAAGGATTACGGTGCGCTGAAGAAGGATGCCGGTCAGATCCGTTCCACGGGTGCGGATGTGCATTCCCAGTTCCAGGGGTTGTCGGCGTATTACCACGCGCCGGAGGCGGACCGGCTGTTCGGGTCGACGAAGGCGGTGTCGGACCGTGCGGACTCCTTCGGTACGGGTCTGGAGACGGTGTCGTCGGCGTTGTCGGGGTATGCGGCGGAGATCCGTCCGCTGGTGGCGAAGCTGACGCAGCTCAAGCATGACGCGCTGGCGTTCGTCGACTCGGTCAAGGACGATCACGACTGGGAGTACGACGAGGACAAGGTCAAGAAGAACAACCAGCTCCGTGACGATGTCACCGCGACGGTGGCGGCGTTCTGGGCGGCGGAGCGGACCTGCCACAACAAGATCACGGCGTTGTGGCACGGCACGCAGATGATCGCCGGGGACGGCTCCAACAAGTCGAACATGTACGGCTACAACGCCTCCGACCTCAAGGGTGCGAAGGGGCTGCCGTGGGGTGACCCGGTGGAGCAGAAGCACCACTGGTACGACTTCGGGCACTGGGCGAAGTCGTTCCTGTGGGACGGCATCTGCGTGGACGGCATCTGGGGCACGATCAAGGGCCTGGGCACCCTGGTCGGCGTCAACGGCTGGGACGCGATGAAGCAGGCCTGGAAGGGCCTGGCCCAGCTGGCCACGGCTCTGGAGTTCATGAGCAATCCGTTCCTGGCCGCGGTGTTCCTGGCCACGCCGGACAAGTACATGCCGTCCTGGCTGCGCGAGTCGCGCAACACGATGAAGCAGACCGGCAAGGCACTGCTGGCGTGGGACGAGTGGGGCAAGAACCCCGCCCGCGCCGCCGGCGGGGTCACCTTCAACGTCCTGACGACCGTCTTCACCGGCGGTGAGGGCGCGGCGGTCGCCGGTGCGGGCAAGGCCGGTGCGGTGGCCAAGGCGATCTCCGTGGCGGGCAAGGTCGGCAGGGTCATCGACCCGATGACCTACGTCATGAAGGGCGCCGGAGCGGGCCTGTCGAAGATCGGCGACATCGCGAAGAACATCAAGGGCATCGGCAAGATCGACATCCCGACCCTTCCCGACGGCTCCGTGCACATCCCCGACGGCTCTGTGCACATCCCGGACGGCTCCGTGCACCTGCCCGACGGCCATGTCCTGGAGCCGAACGGAAACCTCCTCGACCACACCGGCAACGTCGAGACGACGTCGATCCCGAAGGGAGTCGCCCCGGGACTCCCGTCCCACTGGACCCTCCCGACTTCGGAACCGGCGTCCGTGGGCGTACCCCATGGGGCGGACAGCGCCGGCCACGGAGCCCTCCCGCACACGGCGGACGGTGTATACGGCGGCATGCCGTCGGCTGCGAACGACGGCATCCATGGCGGGATTCCCCAGCCCGTGAGCAACGGTGTCCACGGCGGGATGCCGCACGTCCCCGACAGCGGCATCCACGGCGGAATTCCGAACCCCGTCGACAACGGCATCCACGGCGGCATCCCGCATGTGCCGGACAATGGCATTCAGGGCGGGGTTCCGCATGTGCCGGACAACGGGATCCACGGTGGGATGCCGCATGTGCCGGACAACGGAATCCACGGCGGGGTTCCCCACGTGCCGGACAACGGCATTCACGGTGGGATGCCGCATGTCCCGGACAGCGGCATTCACGGTGGCATCCCGCACGGCGCGGGCGACGGGTTCTCCGCGGGCGAGCACGCCGGTACGACGCCTTCGGCGTGGTACCACGACGCCTCGACGGCCCCCGCGCACGACCTGCCGCACACCACCACCCCGCACGACACCCCGACCGCCCCGCACCCCGGCGGCCACGACGCCCCTGGCGTCGGCGGCCACCCGGATCACGGCGCCGGCCACGACGGCGCCGGCCACGGCGGTCACGACGGCACGGGTTACGACGCCGGGCACGTCGGCGACCACGGCGGCCTCGGCCACGACGCGGCGGACATCGCCGGGCACGACGGCGCCGACGCGGCTACGCCGGGGCACTCGGGCACGGACGTACCGGGCCACGGCGGGGCCGGGGAGCCGTTCGAGTACAAGCCGTCCATGTCGTCGGAGGAGTTCGCAGGCCTCAGTGATGCTGAGAAGCACGCTGTGGCCGAGGCCGAACTGGCGCACGGCACGAACCCCGCGCCAAGCGCCAGCAACAAAGCGGGGCTGGCGTACGGCAACGCGTACTGGAACGACTTCCTGGACGGCCTGCCCACCGAGTCGCGGGAGGCACTGAGGACGTACAGCGGCAACGAGTACGACCTGATCAACGGCCACCTACGCTTCGGCCATGGCCTCGACGACTCGCTCAAGCACACCATCACCGAGATGGACAAGGTCATGGACACCCGGCCTGTGCCCGAGGACGTCATGATCGTCCGCGGCACCGGTGTCGACCACATCAAGATCGATGGCCGCCCGCTGAAGTCGCCGCTGGACATGCAGGGTGGTGTGTTCGACGACAAGGCGTACACCTCCACAGCACTCGGCAAGACGCCGCCGCCGCCGTTCGACAGCAAGCCCGTGTGGATGCACCTGCGGGTACCGAAGGACACCCCCGCCCTCTGGATCGACCACCTCTCCAAGTACCCCGGAGAACGCGAGCTGCTCCTCGCCAGGGGCTCCGAGTACAAGGTGACCCGCGTCTTCATGGACGAGGCGGGCAAGTGGCACGTATACGGGGAGGTTCTGCCGAGGCCGTAG